The following coding sequences are from one uncultured Bacteroides sp. window:
- a CDS encoding TetR/AcrR family transcriptional regulator, which yields MVNEGSKNRETTELQLLTAVDELVKEKGFEGLGINAIASKAGFSKMLIYRYFNSLEGLIAAYIQKHDYWINFNEELPDKEHLGDFIKELFKKEIKALREDYTLRHLYRWELTNNNKFVRELREKREEKGLLLLNQLGNINGYSQKEVAAIATLISASISYLVLLEENCQVYNGIPLQEEKGWEQLQHGINLMIDLCLLKDKK from the coding sequence ATGGTAAACGAAGGTTCAAAAAACAGAGAGACAACTGAATTACAACTACTTACAGCAGTAGATGAGCTAGTAAAAGAGAAGGGATTTGAGGGTTTAGGCATCAATGCAATTGCTTCTAAAGCAGGTTTTTCAAAAATGCTAATATACCGTTATTTCAATTCACTAGAAGGACTAATAGCAGCATATATTCAAAAACATGATTATTGGATAAATTTCAATGAAGAACTACCTGATAAGGAGCATTTGGGAGATTTTATTAAAGAGCTATTCAAAAAAGAGATAAAAGCACTTCGAGAAGATTACACACTCCGCCATCTATACCGATGGGAACTCACCAACAACAATAAGTTTGTTAGAGAATTACGAGAAAAACGAGAAGAAAAAGGATTACTCCTGTTAAACCAATTAGGTAATATAAATGGATACTCACAGAAAGAAGTAGCAGCAATAGCAACACTTATTTCAGCTTCAATTAGTTACTTGGTTTTGTTAGAAGAAAATTGCCAGGTATATAACGGAATTCCCTTGCAAGAAGAAAAAGGTTGGGAGCAATTGCAACACGGGATTAATTTGATGATAGACTTATGTTTACTAAAAGATAAAAAATGA